A stretch of the Vigna radiata var. radiata cultivar VC1973A chromosome 9, Vradiata_ver6, whole genome shotgun sequence genome encodes the following:
- the LOC106773094 gene encoding growth-regulating factor 5, with protein sequence MMSATATARNRSPFTPSQWQELEQQALVFKYMVTGTPIPPDLIYSIKRSLDSSISSRLFPHHPIGWGCFEMGFGRKVDPEPGRCRRTDGKKWRCSKEAYPDSKYCERHMHRGRNRSRKPVEVSSATSTATNTSQTIPSYTRNLSLANPTITSPSFPFSPLPSSMPCDSQPFSHSYQNPSLNPFFYAQSTSSRPPDSDFSPQDATTHQLFMDSASYSHDEKDYRHVHGIREDVDERAFFPEASGSARNYSDSYQPLSMSSYKSYSNSSFQNINDATNQRQQEQQHCFVLGTDFKSTRPSKEKEAETTSQRPLHRFFGEWPPKNTDSWLDLASNSRIPTDE encoded by the exons ATGATGAGTGCAACTGCAACTGCCAGAAATAGGTCTCCTTTCACACCATCTCAGTGGCAAGAGCTTGAGCAACAAGCTCTTGTTTTCAAATACATGGTCACAGGAACACCTATCCCACCAGATCTCATCTACTCGATTAAAAGAAGTCTAGACTCTTCAATTTCTTCCAGACTCTTTCCACATCATCCAA TTGGGTGGGGATGTTTTGAAATGGGATTTGGCAGAAAAGTAGACCCAGAGCCAGGAAGGTGCAGAAGAACAGATGGCAAGAAATGGAGATGCTCGAAGGAAGCATATCCAGACTCAAAGTACTGTGAAAGACACATGCACAGAGGCAGAAACCGTTCAAGAAAGCCTGTGGAAGTTTCTTCAGCAACAAGCACCGCCACTAACACCTCCCAAACAATCCCATCTTATACCAGAAACCTTTCCTTGGCAAACCCCACCATAACTTCACcctctttccctttctctccTTTGCCCTCTTCTATGCCCTGTGACTCCCAACCCTTTTCCCACTCCTACCAAAACCCTTCTCTCAATCCCTTTTTCTATGCCCAATCAACCTCCTCTAGACCCCCAGATTCTGATTTTTCACCTCAAGATGCCACTACCCACCAGCTATTCATGGACTCTGCTTCTTATTCTCATGATGAGAAGGATTACAG GCATGTTCATGGAATAAGGGAAGATGTGGATGAGAGAGCTTTCTTCCCGGAAGCTTCAGGATCAGCGAGGAACTATTCTGACTCTTATCAGCCGCTATCAATGAGCTCCTACAAGTCCTATTCAAACTCCAGCTTTCAGAACATCAATGATGCCACAAACCAAAGACAACAAGAGCAACAACACTGCTTTGTTTTGGGGACTGACTTCAAATCAACGAGGccaagcaaagagaaagaaGCTGAGACAACAAGCCAGAGACCCCTTCATCGTTTCTTTGGGGAGTGGCCACCAAAGAACACAGATTCCTGGCTAGATCTTGCTTCCAACTCCAGAATCCCAACCG ATGAatga